Proteins from a genomic interval of Benincasa hispida cultivar B227 chromosome 7, ASM972705v1, whole genome shotgun sequence:
- the LOC120081606 gene encoding caffeoylshikimate esterase-like has translation MVHPVEGADERSPFGSLTADEFYSRHSVTHGSDFITNSRGIKLFTQWWIPVPSIKPIGIIAIVHGFTGESSWFIQLTAVHFTKAGFITCAIDHQGHGFSEGLQYHIPDINPVVDDCISFFDAFRERHAPSLPSFLYAESLGGAIALLITLRQKSTTESSRPWNGVVLNGAMCGISAKFKPPWPLEHFLSLAAALIPTWRVVPTRGSIPEVSFKVDWKRKLATASPRRVVARPRAATAQELMRVCRELQERFDEVEVPLLIAHGGDDVICDPACVEELYRRAASKDKTLKIYPGMWHQLIGEPKENVELVFGDMVEWLRSRAAGDASATAAGGE, from the coding sequence ATGGTTCATCCGGTGGAAGGCGCCGACGAGCGGAGCCCCTTCGGCTCTCTCACCGCCGACGAGTTCTATTCCCGTCATTCTGTCACTCACGGCTCTGACTTCATCACCAATTCCAGAGGCATTAAGCTGTTCACTCAGTGGTGGATCCCTGTCCCTTCAATCAAACCAATCGGAATCATTGCCATCGTCCATGGCTTCACCGGCGAATCTAGCTGGTTCATTCAACTCACCGCCGTCCACTTTACCAAGGCCGGATTCATCACTTGTGCCATTGATCATCAAGGCCATGGATTCTCCGAAGGCCTTCAATATCACATACCTGACATCAACCCCGTAGTCGACGACTGTATTTCCTTCTTCGACGCGTTTCGTGAGCGTCACGCGCCGTCGTTGCCTTCCTTCCTCTACGCCGAGTCGCTCGGCGGCGCGATTGCTCTTCTCATCACGCTCCGTCAGAAATCGACGACTGAGAGCTCGCGACCGTGGAATGGCGTCGTTCTGAACGGCGCCATGTGTGGAATCAGCGCCAAGTTCAAACCGCCGTGGCCATTGGAGCACTTTCTATCCCTAGCCGCTGCTTTGATTCCGACTTGGCGCGTGGTTCCCACGCGTGGATCCATACCGGAGGTATCCTTCAAAGTCGACTGGAAACGGAAACTTGCGACGGCGAGTCCCCGACGCGTGGTGGCGCGTCCTCGCGCGGCGACCGCTCAGGAACTTATGAGAGTGTGTAGAGAGTTGCAGGAGAGGTTCGACGAGGTGGAGGTTCCACTGCTGATAGCGCACGGCGGCGACGATGTGATCTGCGATCCGGCGTGTGTGGAGGAGCTATACCGACGCGCCGCCAGTAAAGATAAGACGCTGAAGATATATCCAGGTATGTGGCACCAGTTGATTGGAGAGCCTAAAGAGAATGTGGAGCTTGTATTTGGGGATATGGTTGAGTGGCTCCGAAGTAGGGCCGCCGGAGATGCTTCTGCAACGGCGGCCGGAGGGGAGTGA